The Algoriphagus sanaruensis genome window below encodes:
- the pruA gene encoding L-glutamate gamma-semialdehyde dehydrogenase, which yields MLKGFFNVPAPVNEPVKSYAPGSPERKELQAMLAELRSKQIDVPMYIGSEEVRTGNTRPMSPPHDHQHILGYFHEGDASHVEQAINAALGAKEAWENLEWEQRAAIFLKAADLIAGPYRAKLNAATMLGQSKNAFQAEIDSACEFIDFLRFNVKYMTEIYAQQPPVSGGGVWNRVEQRPLEGFVFALTPFNFTAIAGNLPTSAAMMGNTIVWKPAYTQIYSAQVLMEIFKEAGVPDGVINLIYVDGPVAGEVIFKHPDFAGIHFTGSTGVFQHIWKTIGENIKLYKSYPRIVGETGGKDFVLAHKSADAKAVAVGLVRGAFEYQGQKCSAASRAYIPSNLWEDVKKYMLADLADIKMGGTEDFTNFVNAVIDEKSFDKIAKYIDNAKATPGVEIIAGGNYDKSKGYFIEPTVILTQDPMYTTMCEEIFGPVLTIYVYHEEHFETVLELVDQTSPYALTGAVFSQDRYAIELATQKLRNAAGNFYINDKPTGAVVGQQPFGGARASGTNDKAGSMINLLRWVSPRTIKETFVSPKDYRYPFLGND from the coding sequence GATGTCCCTATGTACATCGGAAGCGAAGAAGTCAGAACGGGAAATACCCGACCAATGTCTCCTCCCCATGATCATCAGCATATTCTGGGCTATTTCCATGAAGGTGATGCTTCTCATGTGGAGCAGGCAATTAACGCTGCTTTGGGAGCAAAAGAGGCCTGGGAAAATTTGGAATGGGAACAGCGAGCTGCAATTTTCTTAAAGGCCGCTGATCTTATTGCCGGTCCTTACCGAGCTAAGCTTAATGCGGCTACCATGCTTGGTCAATCCAAGAATGCATTCCAGGCAGAAATTGATTCTGCATGTGAGTTCATCGATTTCCTCAGGTTCAATGTGAAATACATGACGGAAATCTATGCGCAGCAACCTCCTGTTTCTGGAGGAGGAGTTTGGAATCGTGTCGAACAACGACCATTAGAAGGATTCGTGTTCGCTTTGACGCCATTTAACTTTACCGCGATCGCAGGCAATTTGCCAACTTCCGCAGCGATGATGGGAAATACGATCGTTTGGAAACCAGCCTATACCCAGATCTATTCAGCTCAGGTTCTGATGGAAATTTTCAAGGAAGCTGGAGTGCCAGATGGAGTAATTAACTTGATCTATGTGGATGGGCCAGTTGCTGGAGAGGTAATCTTCAAGCATCCTGATTTTGCGGGAATTCACTTCACAGGTTCAACAGGAGTATTTCAACACATTTGGAAAACGATCGGAGAAAATATCAAGCTATATAAATCTTACCCAAGAATCGTGGGAGAAACAGGCGGAAAAGATTTTGTCCTAGCTCATAAATCCGCTGACGCAAAAGCAGTGGCTGTAGGTTTGGTTCGCGGGGCATTTGAATACCAAGGGCAAAAATGTTCCGCGGCATCTCGTGCATACATCCCATCCAACCTTTGGGAGGATGTGAAAAAATACATGCTTGCAGATCTGGCAGACATCAAAATGGGAGGTACTGAGGACTTCACCAACTTTGTGAATGCTGTAATCGACGAGAAATCTTTCGACAAAATCGCCAAGTACATTGATAACGCCAAAGCTACTCCGGGAGTAGAGATCATCGCCGGCGGCAACTACGACAAGTCCAAAGGATACTTCATCGAGCCAACTGTTATTTTGACGCAAGACCCGATGTACACCACCATGTGCGAAGAGATCTTTGGTCCAGTGTTGACGATCTATGTGTACCACGAGGAGCATTTCGAAACGGTACTCGAACTGGTGGATCAAACTTCTCCCTACGCACTCACAGGTGCTGTATTTTCTCAAGACCGCTACGCGATCGAGCTTGCTACGCAAAAGCTGAGAAATGCAGCAGGCAACTTCTACATCAACGACAAGCCAACAGGCGCAGTGGTAGGTCAGCAGCCATTTGGTGGTGCAAGAGCTTCTGGAACCAATGACAAAGCCGGTTCTATGATCAACTTGCTTCGTTGGGTATCGCCTCGTACAATCAAGGAAACCTTTGTATCACCGAAGGATTACCGATATCCGTTTTTAGGGAACGACTAA
- the fabG gene encoding 3-oxoacyl-[acyl-carrier-protein] reductase, with protein MGLLSGKTAIVTGASKGIGRAIAIKYAQEGANVAFTYLSSVEKGQALEAELAAFGVKAKGYRSDASDFKAAEELVNAVVADFGGLDILINNAGITRDNLLMRMTEESWDEIMNVNLKSCFNTVKAATRTMMKAKSGSIINMTSVVGAKGNAGQANYAASKAGIIGFTKSVALELGSRNIRCNAVAPGFIETEMTDVLDEKTVQGWRDAIPMKRGGKPEEIADVCVFLGSDMSTYISGQVLHVNGAMYT; from the coding sequence ATGGGATTACTTTCAGGAAAAACTGCCATAGTGACTGGAGCCTCAAAAGGAATCGGTCGGGCAATTGCCATTAAATATGCACAGGAAGGCGCAAACGTAGCCTTTACTTATTTGTCTAGTGTAGAAAAAGGTCAAGCGCTTGAAGCTGAGCTTGCTGCATTTGGTGTAAAGGCGAAAGGGTATCGTTCTGATGCATCAGATTTCAAGGCTGCCGAAGAATTGGTTAACGCTGTCGTAGCAGACTTTGGAGGGTTGGATATCTTGATCAATAATGCAGGGATCACCCGCGACAATCTACTCATGCGGATGACCGAGGAATCTTGGGACGAAATCATGAATGTCAACTTGAAATCATGCTTCAACACCGTGAAAGCGGCTACCCGTACCATGATGAAAGCCAAGTCTGGTTCCATTATCAACATGACCTCCGTGGTTGGTGCTAAAGGGAATGCTGGTCAGGCCAACTATGCAGCTTCCAAAGCTGGAATCATCGGCTTCACTAAGTCAGTAGCCTTGGAATTGGGTTCTAGAAATATCCGATGCAATGCCGTAGCTCCTGGATTTATCGAGACAGAAATGACCGATGTGCTTGATGAGAAGACTGTACAAGGTTGGAGGGATGCTATCCCGATGAAGCGTGGAGGCAAGCCAGAAGAAATTGCTGATGTCTGCGTATTCCTAGGCTCTGACATGAGTACCTACATCTCCGGACAAGTGCTTCATGTGAATGGAGCAATGTATACCTAA
- the lpdA gene encoding dihydrolipoyl dehydrogenase, translating to MSSTKFDLIVLGSGPGGYVAAIRASQLGLKTAIVEAAELGGICLNWGCIPTKALLKSAQVFEYISHANDYGISVQGAEADFAGMVKRSRGVADGMSKGVQFLMKKNKIEIIAGWGKVQPGKKVEVTDAEGKKSVIAAESIIIATGARSRELPSMKIDDKKIIGYRKAMTLEKQPKKMVVVGSGAIGVEFAYFYNSIGTEVTIVEFMDRIVPVEDEEVSKALEKIYKKSGMKIMTSSEVTGVDTSGEGCKVTVKTSKGEEILECDVVLSAAGVVSNLENIGLEDVGILVDKGKIQVNEYYQTNMPGYYAIGDVVPGPALAHVASAEGIICVEKIAGHHPEPLDYGNIPGCTYCSPEIASVGMTEAKAKAAGYEVRVGKFPFSASGKASAAGAKDGFVKLVFDKKYGELLGAHMIGANVTEMIAEIVAIRKLETTGHELIKTVHPHPTMSEAVMEAAAAAYDEVIHL from the coding sequence ATGTCTTCGACAAAATTTGACTTGATCGTGTTGGGTAGCGGACCAGGAGGATACGTAGCGGCGATTCGCGCATCTCAACTCGGATTGAAAACGGCCATTGTGGAAGCTGCCGAACTTGGTGGCATTTGCCTCAACTGGGGATGTATCCCAACCAAGGCCTTGCTGAAAAGTGCACAGGTTTTTGAATACATCAGCCATGCCAATGACTACGGTATTTCAGTACAAGGTGCCGAGGCAGATTTTGCCGGAATGGTGAAAAGAAGCCGAGGAGTTGCTGATGGCATGAGCAAAGGCGTGCAGTTTTTGATGAAGAAAAACAAGATCGAGATCATTGCAGGATGGGGTAAAGTTCAGCCAGGCAAGAAAGTCGAAGTCACAGATGCAGAAGGCAAAAAGTCAGTAATTGCTGCGGAGAGCATCATCATTGCTACGGGTGCTCGATCTCGCGAATTGCCTTCGATGAAAATTGACGACAAAAAAATCATCGGCTATAGAAAGGCAATGACCTTGGAAAAGCAACCTAAGAAAATGGTGGTTGTAGGGTCAGGAGCAATCGGAGTTGAATTTGCCTATTTCTATAACTCTATCGGTACGGAAGTGACCATTGTCGAATTCATGGACAGAATCGTACCTGTGGAAGACGAAGAAGTATCAAAAGCTTTAGAGAAAATCTACAAGAAGTCTGGCATGAAGATTATGACTTCGTCCGAAGTAACAGGAGTAGACACTTCTGGCGAGGGCTGTAAAGTGACCGTAAAAACTTCCAAAGGCGAAGAAATTCTCGAGTGCGATGTGGTACTTTCTGCAGCAGGAGTGGTTTCAAACCTTGAAAATATCGGTTTGGAAGATGTTGGAATCCTTGTGGACAAAGGCAAAATCCAAGTCAACGAATACTATCAAACCAATATGCCGGGCTACTATGCTATCGGTGATGTAGTCCCTGGGCCAGCTTTGGCGCACGTAGCTTCTGCGGAAGGTATTATCTGCGTAGAGAAAATCGCAGGTCATCATCCAGAACCATTGGATTATGGTAATATTCCTGGCTGTACCTATTGTTCTCCTGAAATCGCTTCAGTGGGAATGACTGAAGCCAAGGCAAAAGCTGCTGGTTACGAAGTAAGGGTAGGAAAATTCCCATTCTCCGCTTCTGGTAAAGCTTCTGCTGCTGGAGCAAAAGACGGATTCGTAAAATTGGTATTTGACAAAAAATATGGAGAGCTTCTTGGCGCGCACATGATTGGAGCCAATGTAACCGAAATGATCGCTGAGATCGTTGCCATCCGCAAGCTGGAAACAACCGGTCACGAATTGATCAAGACGGTACACCCTCACCCAACCATGTCTGAGGCAGTGATGGAAGCTGCAGCTGCAGCTTACGATGAGGTAATTCACCTTTGA
- a CDS encoding RNA polymerase sigma factor — translation MQEEEIIAGLRARDRKTTEYLYEKYSRALFAVISRIILDSDIAEEVFHDAFIKITRKIDSYEESKGRLYTWMANICRNSAIDKLRSKEISQTTKTNTIDDFVFGLESQSGTMEQIEGIGVRELMNQLNEDQRFIIEYIYFQGYTHSEVSEEFDIPLGTVKSRVRAALQVLKKNLEKI, via the coding sequence TTGCAGGAAGAAGAAATCATAGCCGGGCTACGAGCCCGAGACCGAAAAACTACCGAGTATCTTTATGAAAAGTACTCGAGAGCATTGTTTGCCGTTATTAGTCGAATCATTCTAGATTCTGACATTGCCGAAGAGGTTTTTCACGATGCCTTTATCAAAATCACTCGAAAAATCGATTCCTACGAAGAATCCAAAGGACGGCTATACACATGGATGGCAAATATTTGCCGAAATTCCGCCATTGATAAACTCCGCTCCAAAGAAATTTCCCAAACCACTAAGACCAATACCATCGATGACTTCGTATTTGGTCTGGAGAGTCAATCGGGAACGATGGAGCAAATAGAAGGAATAGGCGTAAGGGAGTTGATGAACCAGCTCAATGAAGATCAACGATTTATCATCGAGTACATTTACTTCCAAGGGTACACCCACTCGGAAGTCTCGGAAGAGTTTGACATCCCACTGGGCACTGTCAAATCCCGAGTCAGAGCAGCATTGCAAGTATTAAAAAAGAACTTAGAAAAAATTTAG
- a CDS encoding anti-sigma factor produces the protein MNIQEYIESGKLELFLLGELTEREREEVIAMAKAHPQIQEELDALEQSMFAFDELTGKKPSPQLKEKIFASLEEEFRKEEAPKAAHAPSPAPKEPKVVKLTPWKPFAVAASLVAVLASAAAIYFAGKFYETDQKFTALLQDQQVLADNLNQVKLQYEETDNRLDRLVAGDFRRVEMKGEALPMQKDAKVDVFWDQKAQEVFVAVNNLNSLTAEFDYQLWAIGKDGPVGIGLVNPGEKFTLQQMQAVAEAGAFAITIEPKGGSKAPTLDKLVVLGEVA, from the coding sequence GTGAACATCCAAGAATACATCGAATCAGGCAAACTGGAGCTCTTCCTACTCGGAGAGCTGACCGAGCGTGAGCGAGAGGAAGTGATCGCTATGGCCAAAGCCCATCCACAAATCCAGGAAGAACTGGATGCGCTGGAACAGTCTATGTTTGCCTTTGATGAGTTGACAGGAAAAAAACCTTCCCCTCAACTCAAGGAAAAAATCTTTGCTTCCCTTGAGGAAGAGTTTAGAAAGGAGGAAGCACCGAAAGCAGCCCATGCGCCTAGTCCTGCTCCTAAAGAACCCAAAGTGGTCAAACTCACCCCTTGGAAACCTTTTGCGGTTGCAGCGTCTTTGGTGGCCGTTTTGGCAAGTGCAGCGGCGATCTACTTCGCAGGTAAATTCTATGAGACAGATCAGAAATTCACTGCGCTTCTCCAAGATCAGCAGGTGCTGGCGGATAATCTGAATCAAGTCAAGCTACAATACGAAGAAACCGATAATCGACTCGACCGATTGGTGGCCGGTGATTTCCGTAGAGTGGAGATGAAAGGGGAGGCTCTTCCTATGCAGAAAGACGCCAAAGTGGATGTCTTTTGGGATCAAAAAGCCCAAGAAGTCTTTGTTGCGGTTAATAATTTGAATTCACTGACCGCTGAATTTGACTACCAGCTTTGGGCGATTGGGAAAGATGGCCCTGTTGGTATTGGCCTCGTGAATCCCGGAGAAAAATTCACCTTGCAGCAAATGCAAGCGGTAGCAGAAGCTGGTGCTTTTGCCATCACCATCGAGCCGAAGGGCGGGTCAAAAGCTCCTACACTGGACAAATTGGTTGTACTGGGAGAAGTTGCCTAA
- a CDS encoding DUF2721 domain-containing protein, producing MELQLSTPALLFSAITLLMLAFTNRFLAIATLIRGLHKNYLKDPDQEIIVEQIHNLRRRLTLIKNMQLFGVFSFLLCVICMYLLFQGYTSAANWVFVISMLSLLISLGISLVEIQISTKALNLELSDMEDIFEKRKSSLDLFFKKDDK from the coding sequence ATGGAACTCCAACTCTCCACTCCTGCCCTGCTTTTTTCAGCCATCACCTTGTTGATGCTGGCATTCACCAACCGATTTTTGGCGATTGCTACTCTGATCCGTGGCCTGCATAAAAATTACCTGAAGGATCCCGATCAGGAAATCATCGTGGAGCAGATTCACAACCTTCGGCGCAGGCTGACACTTATCAAAAACATGCAGCTTTTTGGAGTTTTCAGCTTTTTACTCTGCGTAATTTGTATGTATTTGCTATTCCAAGGCTATACTTCCGCTGCTAATTGGGTGTTTGTGATCAGTATGCTTTCCTTGCTGATTTCGCTTGGAATTTCGCTGGTTGAAATTCAGATTTCTACCAAGGCACTCAACCTAGAACTTTCAGATATGGAAGACATCTTCGAAAAGCGGAAAAGCAGCCTAGACCTTTTCTTCAAAAAAGACGACAAGTAA
- a CDS encoding threonine aldolase family protein has translation MLIDLRSDTVTRPTPGMKEAMFSAPVGDDVFGEDPTVNALEEKIANLFGMEAALFCPSGTMTNQIAIRLHTGPQREVICHQYSHIYLYEGGGIMANSLASVKLLTGDLGKITAAQVAESINPDDVHAPETTLVSLENTMNKGGGSIYTLEEIKPIHSLCKEKGIKLHLDGARLFNALVETGESPADWGAHFDTISICLSKGLGCPIGSVLLGSKVDIKRARKVRKVFGGGMRQAGFLAAAGIYALDHHVERLKEDHSRARTLGEMLSKLPVVSEIFPVSTNIVIARLEGTTPEEFMKKLAEQDIKSVKFGKDLVRFVTHLDFGDEHLEEFGRRIGKI, from the coding sequence ATGCTGATTGATTTAAGAAGTGATACCGTGACCCGGCCTACTCCGGGGATGAAAGAGGCCATGTTTTCAGCCCCAGTGGGCGATGACGTATTTGGAGAGGACCCAACTGTCAATGCCCTGGAGGAGAAAATCGCGAACCTATTTGGCATGGAAGCGGCACTTTTCTGCCCATCAGGAACCATGACCAATCAGATTGCGATTCGGCTTCATACCGGACCTCAACGAGAGGTGATCTGTCATCAGTATTCCCACATTTACCTGTATGAAGGCGGAGGCATCATGGCCAATTCGCTTGCTTCGGTCAAGTTGTTGACTGGAGATTTAGGAAAAATCACCGCAGCTCAGGTCGCCGAATCCATCAATCCTGATGATGTGCATGCGCCTGAGACGACCTTGGTTTCTTTGGAAAACACGATGAACAAAGGTGGAGGAAGTATTTATACCTTGGAAGAAATCAAGCCGATTCATTCGCTTTGTAAGGAAAAAGGCATCAAGCTTCACCTCGATGGGGCCCGCCTTTTCAACGCTTTGGTGGAAACGGGAGAAAGTCCTGCCGATTGGGGGGCACATTTTGATACGATCTCGATCTGCCTGAGTAAAGGTTTGGGTTGTCCTATTGGGTCAGTTCTTCTCGGATCAAAAGTGGATATCAAGCGAGCCAGAAAAGTCCGAAAAGTATTCGGAGGAGGCATGCGACAGGCAGGATTCTTGGCTGCTGCTGGAATTTATGCCTTGGATCATCACGTGGAAAGGCTTAAGGAGGATCATTCAAGAGCGCGTACCTTAGGTGAAATGCTCAGCAAACTGCCTGTGGTATCGGAGATTTTCCCAGTATCCACCAACATCGTCATTGCACGATTGGAAGGCACCACTCCTGAAGAATTCATGAAAAAACTTGCCGAGCAAGATATTAAGTCGGTCAAATTTGGAAAAGACTTGGTTCGATTCGTGACTCACTTGGATTTTGGAGACGAGCACTTGGAAGAGTTTGGGAGAAGAATTGGGAAAATTTAA
- a CDS encoding replication-associated recombination protein A produces MNPTPLAERMRPTRLEDLIGQEHLSAPSSFLYKAIKSGNVPSLILWGPPGVGKTTIANIIANEIKVPFYTLSAISSGVKDIREVIDKAKFQRGTVLFIDEIHRFNKSQQDALLGAVEKGIIRLIGATTENPSFEVNSALLSRCQVFTLNPLGRAEMEAMMKQALEKDLDLKKIEVQLQETDALLRISGGDGRKLLNLLEIVIDGINENPCLITDERVMQIAQQKVALYDKSGEQHYDIISAFIKSIRGSDPNAAVYWLARMIEGGEDVKFIARRLVILASEDIGNANPNALLLATNCFEAVKIIGYPESRIILSQCVTYLASSPKSNASYLAINQAQALVKETGNLSVPLHLRNAPTKLMKDLNYGKAYKYSHDFPGNFVEQEFLPDEIKGTKLYEPGENARENELRKYLSGKWKGKYGY; encoded by the coding sequence ATGAACCCCACTCCCTTAGCCGAACGCATGCGCCCTACCCGATTGGAAGATCTTATCGGACAGGAGCATTTGTCTGCACCTTCTTCCTTTTTGTATAAGGCCATCAAGTCGGGAAATGTGCCTTCGCTCATTCTTTGGGGACCTCCTGGCGTTGGAAAGACAACCATTGCCAACATCATTGCCAATGAAATCAAGGTACCTTTTTACACCTTGAGTGCAATCAGTTCAGGAGTCAAAGACATCCGAGAAGTCATTGATAAGGCCAAGTTTCAGCGGGGCACAGTCTTATTTATTGACGAAATTCACCGCTTCAACAAATCCCAACAGGATGCGCTTTTGGGAGCGGTGGAAAAAGGAATCATCCGGCTCATTGGGGCTACCACTGAAAATCCCTCTTTCGAAGTCAACTCGGCACTACTTTCCCGCTGCCAGGTATTTACACTAAATCCATTGGGACGAGCCGAAATGGAGGCGATGATGAAGCAGGCTTTAGAGAAAGATCTGGACCTGAAAAAAATTGAAGTTCAGCTTCAAGAAACCGATGCATTGCTTCGGATTTCTGGTGGAGACGGACGAAAACTCCTCAACCTACTGGAAATCGTCATCGACGGGATAAACGAAAATCCCTGCCTAATCACAGATGAGCGGGTGATGCAGATCGCCCAGCAGAAAGTCGCGCTATACGACAAATCTGGCGAACAGCATTACGATATCATTTCAGCATTCATTAAATCTATCCGTGGCTCCGACCCCAATGCTGCCGTGTATTGGCTGGCAAGAATGATCGAGGGTGGTGAAGATGTGAAGTTTATTGCCCGAAGGCTGGTAATTTTGGCTTCGGAAGATATCGGTAATGCCAATCCGAACGCCTTACTTTTAGCCACCAACTGCTTTGAGGCGGTAAAAATCATTGGCTATCCTGAGTCTCGGATTATCCTTTCTCAATGTGTGACCTATTTGGCGAGTTCGCCCAAAAGCAATGCTTCCTACCTAGCCATCAACCAGGCCCAAGCTTTGGTCAAAGAAACGGGGAACCTATCTGTACCGCTTCACCTCCGAAATGCACCAACCAAGCTGATGAAGGATTTGAACTACGGAAAAGCCTATAAATATTCCCATGACTTTCCGGGCAACTTTGTCGAGCAAGAGTTTTTGCCCGATGAAATCAAAGGCACCAAACTCTACGAACCTGGGGAAAATGCCCGAGAGAATGAGTTGAGGAAGTATTTGTCAGGAAAATGGAAAGGGAAGTATGGGTATTGA
- a CDS encoding GIY-YIG nuclease family protein yields MLSWFSASRPDNYREIGRFGGSPERIRDQLPHQASEKSGAYLFLLLSCYFHILFSRSKDRFYIGHTCEGLTERLRKHNSNHKGFTGGLADWEVVYYEEHINKTSAYQRERVVKSWESRKKIEELISN; encoded by the coding sequence TTGCTCAGCTGGTTTAGCGCATCCCGTCCCGATAATTATCGGGAAATCGGGAGGTTCGGGGGTTCTCCCGAAAGGATTCGGGATCAACTTCCACATCAAGCCTCAGAAAAATCTGGGGCTTATTTATTTTTACTTTTGTCGTGTTATTTCCACATACTTTTTTCTAGGTCGAAAGACAGATTCTACATTGGTCATACATGCGAAGGATTGACCGAACGCCTCCGAAAACATAATTCTAATCATAAAGGCTTTACAGGTGGATTAGCAGATTGGGAAGTGGTTTATTATGAAGAGCACATCAATAAAACTTCTGCCTATCAACGGGAAAGAGTTGTGAAATCATGGGAGTCCCGAAAAAAGATTGAAGAATTGATATCGAATTGA
- a CDS encoding GIY-YIG nuclease family protein: MTERLRKHNSNHKGFTGGLADWEVVYYEKHINKTSAYQRERVVKSWKSRKKIEELISN, from the coding sequence TTGACCGAACGCCTCCGAAAACATAATTCTAATCATAAAGGCTTTACAGGTGGATTAGCAGATTGGGAAGTGGTTTATTATGAAAAGCACATCAATAAAACTTCTGCCTATCAACGGGAAAGAGTTGTGAAATCATGGAAATCCCGAAAAAAGATTGAAGAATTGATATCGAATTGA
- a CDS encoding TonB-dependent receptor: MKKALISLLGIFWAGASFSQTDTTSQQLTEIIIQENRIQIPFSKQSRNIAVVDRPQLETTPARSLQEVLSFVPGVDVRQRGVTGVQADISIRGGSFEQTLMLLNGIKLSDPQTGHHMMNIPVPLVNIDRVEVLKGPGSRIFGQNAYSGAINVITQLSDIRSLRLQGYAGDFGMKGINFAGSLPIGNYRQNLSVSYDDSNGHWYNSDYKVSNIFYEGGIKLNSNHELRGMIAYTDRTFGANGFYTSAFPDQWESIQTSLGSISHTFSKNQFYLNTRAYWRRNGDEFRLRRNEPSFFQNVHTTDVLALEANGSYKSKFGTTGFGLETRKEKIESSNLGNHDRTLAGVYLEQLVPVADKVDIRAGVYSNYYSEYGWKHFPGLEVGFQATKAIRFYSGIGSSFRIPTYTDLYYVGPTNIGNANLKPEQARSVELGGKWEKGPVRAELVYFNRYSENLIEWTRVNSSQPWQPQNFNEVVFNGVEASFYYRVSPNGKAIQAKEVMVSYNYIDANFSARSGLESRYALTALKHQMIAGILLGLGQKLELNTKARYVERMALEPYFVMDMRADYNRTKKLGFFAEASNITNTDYIEAGTVQMPGRWFRAGFMVNLE, translated from the coding sequence ATGAAAAAGGCACTGATTAGTTTGCTTGGCATCTTTTGGGCTGGGGCATCTTTTTCCCAAACTGATACTACCTCCCAACAGCTCACGGAAATCATTATTCAAGAAAATCGAATTCAAATTCCCTTTTCCAAACAAAGCCGGAATATAGCAGTCGTGGATCGGCCCCAGTTGGAAACTACCCCTGCTCGAAGTTTGCAAGAAGTTTTGAGTTTTGTTCCTGGGGTGGATGTTAGGCAGCGAGGGGTGACAGGCGTACAGGCTGACATTAGCATTCGAGGGGGAAGTTTTGAGCAAACCTTGATGTTGCTGAATGGAATCAAGCTCAGTGATCCACAAACAGGCCATCATATGATGAATATTCCAGTTCCTCTGGTGAATATTGATCGAGTGGAGGTTTTAAAAGGACCTGGTTCAAGGATTTTTGGGCAAAACGCCTACTCAGGTGCAATCAATGTCATTACCCAGCTTTCGGATATCAGGAGCCTTCGCTTACAGGGATATGCCGGGGATTTTGGGATGAAAGGGATCAATTTTGCGGGCTCACTACCTATAGGAAATTACCGCCAAAACCTCTCCGTATCCTATGATGATTCCAATGGTCATTGGTATAATTCAGATTACAAGGTCAGCAATATTTTTTATGAAGGTGGAATCAAGCTCAATTCCAATCATGAGCTCCGAGGGATGATTGCCTATACAGATCGCACATTTGGGGCGAATGGATTTTATACCTCAGCATTTCCTGATCAGTGGGAGAGTATTCAGACCAGTTTGGGTTCTATTTCCCATACCTTTTCCAAAAATCAATTTTATCTCAACACAAGGGCCTATTGGAGAAGAAATGGGGACGAATTTAGGCTTCGTCGCAATGAACCTTCCTTTTTTCAAAATGTTCACACCACTGATGTTCTTGCCTTGGAAGCCAATGGGAGCTATAAAAGTAAGTTTGGAACTACTGGGTTTGGCCTTGAAACTCGAAAGGAGAAAATTGAATCCTCAAATCTAGGGAATCATGATCGAACCTTGGCCGGTGTGTACTTGGAGCAATTGGTGCCTGTAGCTGACAAAGTGGATATCAGGGCAGGAGTTTACTCTAACTATTATTCCGAATATGGGTGGAAGCATTTTCCGGGATTGGAAGTGGGATTTCAGGCCACAAAAGCGATAAGATTTTATTCTGGAATTGGTTCGAGTTTTCGAATTCCAACCTACACAGACCTGTATTACGTAGGACCAACGAATATTGGAAATGCTAATCTTAAACCAGAGCAGGCCCGATCAGTCGAATTGGGAGGGAAATGGGAAAAGGGGCCCGTTCGAGCAGAATTGGTCTATTTTAATCGATACTCCGAGAATTTGATTGAATGGACGCGAGTAAATTCCAGTCAGCCTTGGCAACCTCAAAACTTCAATGAAGTGGTGTTTAATGGCGTTGAAGCTAGTTTTTATTATCGAGTTAGCCCAAATGGTAAAGCAATCCAAGCCAAAGAGGTAATGGTTTCTTACAACTATATCGATGCAAATTTCAGCGCCCGCTCTGGACTTGAATCAAGGTATGCGTTGACAGCATTGAAACATCAAATGATTGCTGGAATTTTGTTGGGGTTAGGTCAGAAATTAGAGTTAAATACCAAGGCTCGCTATGTAGAGCGAATGGCTCTGGAACCATATTTTGTAATGGATATGCGTGCCGACTATAATCGAACCAAAAAGTTGGGGTTCTTCGCCGAGGCTTCCAATATTACAAATACCGACTATATCGAAGCAGGTACAGTGCAGATGCCCGGGCGATGGTTTCGTGCTGGATTTATGGTGAATTTGGAGTAG